In a genomic window of Pirellulales bacterium:
- a CDS encoding NADH-quinone oxidoreductase subunit B family protein — MTQPWIEGRFEENVITTTLEQAINWARQSSIWPMTFGLACCAIEMMAAGASRFDLDRFGAGAFRATPRQADLMIVAGTVTYKMASRVRRLYNLMPDPKFVIAMGACTTGGGPYFKWGYHVVKGVDLVVPVDVYVPGCPPRPESLLEGLMRIQDKIMGHKMNRQLGSELKMDDELPVPHHSGYVDAPEDLAPVYDHQKITG, encoded by the coding sequence ATGACACAGCCTTGGATCGAAGGACGTTTTGAAGAGAACGTCATAACGACGACCCTCGAGCAGGCGATCAATTGGGCTCGCCAATCGAGCATCTGGCCGATGACTTTCGGCTTGGCCTGCTGCGCGATCGAGATGATGGCGGCCGGCGCCAGCCGATTCGATTTGGACCGCTTTGGCGCCGGCGCGTTTCGCGCGACGCCGCGGCAGGCGGACCTGATGATCGTGGCCGGCACGGTGACGTACAAAATGGCGAGCCGAGTGCGGCGGCTTTATAACCTGATGCCCGATCCGAAATTCGTGATCGCGATGGGGGCCTGCACGACCGGTGGCGGCCCATATTTCAAATGGGGCTATCACGTCGTGAAGGGCGTTGATCTCGTGGTGCCGGTGGATGTATATGTGCCTGGCTGCCCGCCGCGACCGGAGTCGCTGCTCGAAGGATTGATGCGGATTCAAGACAAGATCATGGGGCATAAGATGAATCGTCAGCTCGGCAGCGAACTGAAGATGGACGATGAACTCCCCGTCCCTCATCATTCCGGCTACGTCGATGCCCCGGAAGATCTGGCGCCGGTGTACGATCACCAGAAGATCACCGGCTAG